The following coding sequences are from one Helicoverpa zea isolate HzStark_Cry1AcR chromosome 4, ilHelZeax1.1, whole genome shotgun sequence window:
- the LOC124629532 gene encoding eukaryotic translation initiation factor 4 gamma 2 codes for MYAQLCKRLSEEAPNFEPPGQPCTFKLLLLNKCRTEFENRAQAFAAFEDKALLPEEEEKRHLAKCKMLGNIKFIGELGKLEILAESILHRCIQNLLARRAAAEHHEDLECLAQLVRTCGRVLDSERGRGLMDQYFARIETLSASRDLAPRIRFMLRDTVELRRGGWVPRAAVTAEGPVPMHQLRPDDEHVGRRERERDRERERDSLFRGGLRSRPLDDVLAGLSLQPAAALVPPPDKLFGNGFAPRDAFRQRSAPGYYPRQPPLHYSKHSQTAHQHQGNGSKDGSSRSNKARVYTAGALHDVQMRPAANSLMFTANKLSKPQPQLPLAPVQQNVLTPAFASTPPLLKEPAITIKPAADKKDKPKKDKAPNKEEACRLAVEAATAAADDDGDGEPGPALRRLRELQPADKVVRRCIAAVLEHALAGPRGDAAALRGCVRVVRALRRGAGEALRGLLAQHPHARLPRLLAAAVELKALALAELGAWCEAGAHQPLLLEVLQALHEALGAERLAALVDESKLNVCAHVAPGGPAPAAAALEALEARGLAALVPQLRVTAQLQRQLAAEPAPHALYRWIKANVEPSVRQNAAFVSTLVALVAEHVTGAAGAGGAGGADKAALEREKALLEAYAPLLTALLEGQPHLQLAAVYAVQVHAHHHRYPKGMLLRWFMYLYNLEVCEEDAFLRWREDVTDAYPGKGEALFQVNTWLTWLQQQESEDEEAED; via the exons ATGTATGCACAGCTGTGCAAAAGACTAAGCGAGGAGGCACCAAACTTTGAGCCGCCCGGTCAGCCTTGCACATTTAAGCTGTTGCTGTTGAACAAATGCCGTACCGAGTTCGAAAACCGTGCACAG GCGTTCGCCGCGTTCGAGGACAAGGCGCTGCTGCCCGAAGAAGAAGAAAAGAGACATCTTGCGAAATGCAAAATGCTGGGCAATATCAAGTTCATCGGGGAACTCGGTAAATTGGAGATTCTAGCGGAGTCCATCCTGCACCGATGCATCCAGAACCTGCTGGCGCGGCGCGCGGCCGCCGAGCACCACGAGGACCTCGAGTGCCTCGCGCAGCTCGTGCGCACGTGCGGCCGCGTGCTGGACTCCGAGCGCGGCCGCGGCCTCATGGACCAGTACTTCGCGCGCATCGAGACGCTGTCGGCGTCGCGCGACCTGGCGCCGCGCATCCGCTTCATGCTGCGCGACACCGTGGAGCTGCGCCGCGGCGGCTGGGTGCCGCGCGCCGCCGTCACGGCCGAGGGGCCCGTGCCCATGCACCAGCTGCGGCCCGACGACGAGCACGTGGGGCGGCGCGAGCGCGAGCGCGACCGCGAGCGCGAGCGCGACTCGCTGTTCCGCGGCGGcctgcgctcgcgcccgctggACGACGTGCTGGCCGGCCTCAGCCTGCAGCCCGCCGCCGCGCTGGTGCCGCCGCCCGACAAGCTGTTCGGCAACGGCTTCGCGCCGCGCGACGCCTTCCGCCAGCGCTCGGCGCCCGGCTACTACCCGCGCCAGCCGCCGCTGCACTACAGCAAGCACTCGCAGACCGCGCACCAGCACCAGGGGAACGGCTCTAAG GACGGGTCGTCGCGCTCCAACAAGGCGCGCGTGTACACGGCGGGCGCGCTGCACGACGTGCAGATGCGGCCCGCCGCCAACTCGCTCATGTTCACCGCCAACAAGCTGTCCAAGCCGCAGCCGCAGCTGCCGCTCGCGCCCGTGCAGCAGA ACGTGCTGACGCCGGCGTTCGCCAGCACGCCGCCGCTGCTCAAGGAGCCCGCCATCACTATCAAACCGGCCGCCGACAAGAAGGACAAGCCCAAGAAGGATAAG GCGCCCAACAAGGAGGAGGCCTGCCGCCTGGCCGTGGAGGCCGCCACGGCCGCCGCCGACGACGACGGCGACGGCGAGCCCGGGCCGGCGCTGCGGCGCCTGCGCGAGCTGCAGCCGGCCGACAAGGTGGTGCGGCGCTGCATCGCCGCCGTGCTGGAGCACGCGCTGGCGGGCCCGCGCGGCGACGCGGCGGCGCTGCGCGGCTGCGTGCGCGTGGTGCGGGCgctgcggcgcggcgcgggcgaggCGCTGCGCGGGCTGCTGGCGCAGCACCCGCACGCGCGGCTGCCGCGCCTGCTGGCGGCCGCCGTGGAGCTGAAGGCGCTGGCGCTGGCGGAGCTGGGCGCGTGGTGCGAGGCTGGTGCTCATCAGCCGCTGCTGCTGGAGGTGCTGCAGGCGCTGCACGAGGCGCTGGGCGCGGAGCGGCTGGCGGCGCTGGTGGACGAGAGCAAGCTGAACGTGTGCGCGCACGTGGCGCCGGGCGGGCCGGCGCCGGCCGCCGCGGCGCTGGAGGCGCTGGAGGCGCGCGGGCTGGCGGCGCTGGTGCCGCAGCTGCGGGTCACGGCGCAGCTGCAGCGCCAGCTGGCGGCCGAGCCCGCGCCGCACGCGCTCTACCGCTGGATCAAG GCCAACGTGGAGCCGTCGGTGCGGCAGAACGCGGCGTTCGTGTCGACGCTGGTGGCGCTGGTGGCGGAGCACGTgacgggcgcggcgggcgcgggcggcgcgggcggcgcggacAAGGCGGCGCTGGAGCGCGAGAAGGCGCTGCTGGAGGCCTACGCGCCGCTGCTCACGGCGCTGCTGGAGGGGCAGCCGCACCTGCAGCTGGCCGCCGTGTACGCCGTGCAGGTGCACGCGCACCACCACCGCTACCCCAAAG GCATGCTGCTGCGCTGGTTCATGTACCTGTACAACCTGGAGGTGTGCGAGGAGGACGCCTTCCTGCGCTGGCGCGAGGACGTCACCGACGCCTACCCCGGCAAGGGCGAGGCGCTGTTCCAG GTGAATACGTGGCTGACGTGGCTGCAGCAGCAGGAGTCGGAGGACGAGGAGGCGGAGGACTAG